The following proteins come from a genomic window of Gimesia chilikensis:
- a CDS encoding alpha/beta hydrolase family protein gives MMLQKDDQFSIERREALQNIGWALLSAGLLQAGSPAGSVFAAEQGPGFKDSRLGELKDLNGYFPFTPSESPEAWEERAAYVRRQIKVAAGVWPEPENTKINATVHGKVDRDEYTVEKVFFESSPGLYVTGNLYHPKGKQGPLPMVLSPHGHFQDGRFYDSGETRVKADIEAGAEKYEVGGRYPLQARCVELARMGCMVFHYDMLGYADGVCLSYDLIHRFAKQRPEMSSAKNWGLFSAQSELRLISALGLQTLNSIKALDWVCSLPEVDQSRIGITGASGGGTQTFILAAIDDRIKAAFPAVMVSTAMQGGCTCENATYLRIETGNVEFAALVAPRPLGMTAANDWTKEIETKGLPELKQHFKMMGAPEDVEGKYYSFPHNYNYVSRAMMYEFFNKHFKLGLESPIVEADFKPLTKEEMTVWSKEYPAPPGDEQSEVKILHTLARNNARQIEALTPHDQTSLAEYRRVVGGAIEVMIGRTLPAAEDLETETISEDQLTGYKQYHSLIKNQRFGEVTPALFCLPDQWNRKVVLWLTDAGKSGLLKADGKLVDPVQKLVDAGTAVAGIDVLYQGEFKQIQAAPNEMPVVKNPREFAGYTLGYNHPVFARQVHDILNALAYCKYHESQPQSIAVAGFGFSGVRAAAACAHSPELVKQLAVDPGGFRFAEITNIRDLRLWPGAVKYGDVPGLLSLCEPAALWLASSSAAVPKLVQSTYNSAGLLNKVELFQGKANSQNAAVDWLLKG, from the coding sequence ATGATGTTGCAGAAAGACGATCAGTTCTCAATCGAGCGCAGAGAAGCATTACAGAATATCGGCTGGGCTTTATTGTCAGCAGGATTGCTGCAGGCGGGATCCCCGGCGGGAAGTGTGTTTGCGGCAGAGCAGGGCCCCGGTTTCAAAGACAGCCGGCTGGGAGAACTGAAAGATCTGAATGGTTATTTCCCCTTCACCCCCAGTGAATCTCCTGAAGCCTGGGAAGAGCGTGCTGCATATGTGCGGCGGCAGATCAAAGTCGCAGCCGGCGTCTGGCCTGAGCCTGAAAACACAAAGATTAACGCCACCGTACACGGCAAAGTGGACCGGGATGAATACACGGTTGAAAAAGTCTTTTTCGAAAGCTCCCCCGGTCTGTATGTGACGGGGAATCTGTATCACCCCAAAGGCAAGCAGGGACCGCTGCCGATGGTGCTCTCGCCACATGGTCATTTCCAGGACGGTCGGTTTTATGACAGTGGTGAAACACGTGTCAAAGCGGATATCGAAGCAGGAGCGGAGAAATACGAAGTTGGCGGTCGCTATCCACTGCAGGCCCGCTGTGTGGAACTGGCACGTATGGGGTGCATGGTCTTTCATTATGACATGCTGGGCTACGCGGATGGGGTCTGCCTGAGCTACGATCTGATTCATCGTTTTGCGAAGCAGCGTCCGGAGATGTCGAGCGCCAAAAACTGGGGACTGTTCAGCGCGCAATCGGAACTGCGGCTCATCAGCGCACTGGGGCTGCAGACGCTGAACTCCATCAAGGCCCTGGACTGGGTCTGTTCGCTGCCCGAAGTGGATCAATCCCGAATTGGAATTACCGGTGCCAGTGGCGGGGGGACGCAGACATTCATCCTGGCCGCGATCGATGACCGCATCAAGGCGGCTTTTCCGGCGGTGATGGTTTCGACTGCGATGCAGGGGGGCTGTACCTGTGAAAATGCGACCTATCTGCGGATTGAAACGGGGAATGTGGAGTTCGCGGCACTGGTGGCGCCACGGCCGCTGGGAATGACGGCTGCGAATGACTGGACCAAAGAAATAGAAACCAAGGGGCTGCCCGAACTCAAACAGCATTTCAAAATGATGGGAGCACCGGAGGATGTTGAGGGGAAATATTATTCCTTCCCTCACAATTACAACTATGTCAGCCGGGCAATGATGTATGAGTTTTTCAACAAGCACTTCAAGCTGGGGCTGGAGTCACCGATTGTCGAGGCTGACTTTAAACCGCTGACGAAAGAGGAAATGACCGTCTGGAGCAAGGAGTATCCAGCGCCGCCGGGGGATGAGCAGTCCGAAGTTAAAATTCTACATACGCTGGCACGCAACAACGCCCGCCAGATCGAAGCACTGACACCCCACGATCAGACATCGCTGGCGGAATATCGTCGCGTGGTGGGGGGAGCGATTGAGGTAATGATTGGGCGTACGTTGCCTGCGGCTGAAGATCTGGAAACCGAAACCATTTCTGAAGATCAGCTGACAGGTTATAAGCAGTACCATTCACTGATTAAGAATCAGCGATTCGGTGAAGTGACGCCGGCGCTGTTCTGTCTGCCCGATCAATGGAATCGGAAAGTGGTGCTCTGGCTGACCGATGCCGGAAAGTCCGGATTACTCAAAGCAGATGGAAAACTGGTCGATCCTGTGCAGAAGCTGGTCGATGCGGGGACCGCGGTCGCCGGGATTGATGTATTGTACCAGGGCGAATTCAAACAGATTCAAGCTGCCCCCAACGAGATGCCTGTCGTCAAGAATCCACGTGAATTTGCCGGCTACACGCTGGGCTATAATCATCCGGTCTTTGCCAGACAAGTGCACGATATTCTGAATGCCCTGGCGTATTGCAAGTATCACGAGAGTCAGCCGCAATCTATCGCAGTGGCAGGCTTTGGGTTTTCCGGAGTGAGAGCTGCTGCTGCGTGTGCCCATTCACCGGAACTGGTCAAACAACTGGCAGTGGATCCCGGTGGCTTCCGCTTTGCAGAGATTACGAACATTCGTGATCTGCGTCTCTGGCCTGGCGCTGTGAAATATGGAGATGTGCCGGGGCTGCTCTCGCTTTGTGAACCCGCCGCACTCTGGCTGGCCAGCAGCTCGGCCGCTGTCCCGAAACTGGTACAGTCGACTTATAATTCAGCAGGTCTGTTGAACAAGGTGGAACTCTTCCAGGGGAAAGCGAACTCCCAGAACGCGGCGGTCGACTGGCTGCTGAAAGGCTGA
- a CDS encoding tetratricopeptide repeat protein: protein MNTHVSKVKSVLPGGKEKDENALAAARSMERQKEWIGAREKYESYLKKNPHSVKACHRLGIVCSHLGDTVAATRYFTQAKQLDPNNSEVLNDFGYALYQRGQYEAAEKALAAALQNDAKNPRIMNNLALVVGHQGRFKESYTMFRNIMSEAEAHANVAYIHTQRGEGELALKEYDLALSADPDLTSAGQGAAELALLRDRMLAHKTAEAEEQLAAASAEKQTQPQTSAKATAPQKTPSLDKPTQLASLKASADTRAQQRETLAPSKPAPEKTKLISQVSLKEEMESAAPVKVQPFRKIPDNPAPVKTATRTVSVQSKPVVTRTIPQPKVETKPEPQREEAPLEINPFRSLDEIEEEAPVIIRISNEVPAQDKTAASEEPLFRAPGELAQP, encoded by the coding sequence TTGAATACACACGTTTCCAAAGTGAAGTCTGTGCTTCCCGGTGGGAAAGAAAAAGACGAGAACGCTCTCGCTGCCGCTCGCTCAATGGAGAGACAGAAAGAGTGGATCGGCGCCAGGGAGAAATACGAATCTTACCTGAAAAAGAACCCGCACAGTGTGAAGGCCTGCCATCGCCTGGGGATTGTCTGTTCGCACCTGGGCGATACTGTTGCAGCTACCCGTTATTTCACTCAGGCCAAACAGCTTGACCCGAATAACTCAGAAGTGCTGAACGACTTCGGCTATGCCCTCTACCAGCGGGGCCAGTATGAAGCCGCTGAAAAAGCACTCGCCGCTGCTCTGCAGAACGATGCTAAAAACCCACGGATCATGAATAACCTCGCGCTGGTTGTTGGGCATCAGGGACGCTTCAAAGAGAGCTATACCATGTTCCGCAACATCATGTCGGAAGCAGAAGCGCATGCCAACGTCGCCTATATTCATACCCAGCGCGGCGAAGGAGAACTGGCTCTCAAGGAATACGACCTCGCCCTCTCGGCAGACCCGGATCTGACTTCCGCTGGACAGGGAGCAGCCGAACTGGCATTGCTGAGAGATCGCATGCTCGCCCACAAGACAGCAGAAGCGGAAGAGCAACTGGCAGCAGCGTCTGCTGAAAAACAGACACAGCCCCAGACCAGTGCGAAAGCAACTGCACCGCAGAAGACCCCGTCACTGGATAAACCCACACAACTGGCCAGCCTGAAAGCTTCTGCAGACACCCGCGCTCAACAACGCGAAACACTGGCACCAAGCAAACCAGCCCCTGAGAAAACCAAGCTGATCAGCCAGGTCTCACTGAAGGAAGAAATGGAATCGGCAGCGCCGGTTAAAGTACAACCCTTCCGGAAAATCCCTGATAATCCGGCACCGGTTAAAACCGCTACCCGAACGGTATCTGTTCAATCCAAACCCGTTGTAACCCGGACCATCCCTCAGCCCAAAGTGGAAACGAAACCTGAACCACAACGGGAAGAGGCTCCTCTGGAAATCAACCCCTTCCGATCACTCGATGAAATCGAAGAGGAAGCACCGGTTATCATTCGTATTTCGAATGAAGTACCTGCCCAGGATAAGACTGCTGCTTCGGAAGAACCCCTGTTTCGTGCACCGGGTGAACTCGCACAGCCATAA
- a CDS encoding DUF1583 domain-containing protein: protein MKCYLTAVLILILGGVPAPVLAQSETREAYFSFRGEEFDNKLLVPLGRGTVRLFQPRPEGLLFRLPAGHKLPALGISPRFQIEGDFEITAAYEVPVWKDPKAGYGMGPSLYLKLNDETGSAVALGRLLRPGKKHVFSSMLSSTVDEKRNYDVKLYDTSVNSGKLKLVRTGGLLKFLVTEDSPNEFRELGQVELGTADVELLRLGAQQSDPETPVQVLWKDLSIKATGFPNHPDSLAKGKQLHVPSYHPAPQPESFSLYWSLAAGIGLVVVIGGVIWVRKRG from the coding sequence ATGAAGTGTTATCTCACTGCTGTGTTGATCCTGATTCTGGGAGGCGTTCCCGCGCCGGTGCTGGCGCAATCCGAGACCCGCGAAGCCTATTTCAGCTTTCGTGGGGAAGAGTTCGATAATAAACTGCTCGTTCCCCTTGGCAGGGGAACGGTGCGGTTGTTTCAGCCCCGTCCTGAAGGTTTGCTGTTCCGGCTTCCTGCAGGGCATAAGCTCCCCGCGCTGGGGATCAGCCCCCGTTTCCAGATTGAGGGGGATTTTGAAATCACTGCTGCGTACGAAGTCCCCGTCTGGAAGGATCCGAAAGCCGGCTATGGAATGGGACCGAGTCTCTACCTGAAACTGAATGACGAGACTGGGTCAGCAGTCGCACTGGGACGTCTGCTACGTCCGGGAAAGAAGCATGTCTTCAGCTCCATGCTCTCAAGTACGGTGGATGAGAAACGCAACTATGATGTGAAACTGTATGACACCAGCGTCAATTCCGGGAAATTAAAACTGGTTCGGACCGGGGGACTCTTGAAGTTCCTGGTCACGGAAGATTCTCCGAATGAGTTTCGTGAGTTGGGGCAGGTGGAACTGGGAACCGCCGACGTGGAGTTGCTGCGTCTGGGAGCTCAGCAGAGCGACCCGGAAACGCCGGTCCAGGTGCTCTGGAAAGATTTGAGTATCAAAGCCACCGGGTTTCCGAACCATCCCGATTCCCTCGCGAAAGGGAAACAGCTGCATGTGCCCAGCTATCATCCGGCACCTCAACCCGAATCCTTTTCCTTATATTGGAGCCTGGCAGCAGGGATTGGCCTGGTCGTGGTGATCGGTGGCGTGATCTGGGTGCGAAAGCGCGGTTGA
- a CDS encoding HEAT repeat domain-containing protein: protein MHSNTFRELRRCFGLVLFLTAGLPALLSAADPVALKYQWKQGQELAYRIEIEVDLEDSTELLSGIEQYRVTEATDHSLTIRCTGSLNSIRNIKHKQGRRLIIPPAPRMPHSNPFAGLTGSMAGVMNPHEIVMNRFGEIETIKGSSLLPYLIGHLSQINLIPLSPAGKAEWSEQDKAKISVISSDRMALPFRGPNVEKTLEAKKSTEYVIEAEQGNLVTIKVQHSYRTIAMVEDGPEVELTGSGQIQFDKQQGAVKELKLNYKMVRRSESSTHRIPITITSHQLTAEELAQQQAAQAELRKKHEAEMQKREAAAKFEVPKNLDAELTGILQDLSTTNLLQRKAALKKLIQAKPTKKNPEVARILIGLLESKDITIVKDASEALVVWSTKENIPAMIQLLPEVNILGQENVMQAILQLQTDEGTEAVAGLLCDRSRAHQAGNQLIKYGSDAEDAVLEQLAPEDFLTTVNVMRVLKEIGTEKSLKKIDEVTRTTKNKSFRFQAASTVRAIEARVK from the coding sequence ATGCACTCAAATACATTCCGGGAGTTACGACGTTGCTTCGGTCTGGTTCTGTTCCTGACCGCAGGTTTGCCTGCGTTGTTGTCTGCTGCCGATCCGGTCGCTTTAAAGTATCAATGGAAGCAGGGGCAGGAGCTGGCTTATCGAATTGAGATCGAAGTGGATCTGGAAGATTCCACAGAGTTGCTCAGTGGAATTGAGCAGTACCGTGTAACAGAAGCGACAGATCACAGTCTGACGATCCGCTGTACCGGGAGCTTGAATTCAATCCGTAATATTAAGCACAAGCAGGGACGCCGGCTGATTATCCCGCCTGCGCCGCGGATGCCTCATTCGAATCCCTTTGCAGGACTGACTGGCAGCATGGCCGGGGTGATGAATCCCCATGAGATCGTGATGAATCGGTTTGGGGAAATCGAGACGATCAAAGGGTCATCGCTGCTGCCGTATCTGATCGGGCATTTGTCTCAGATCAATCTGATTCCGCTTTCTCCCGCTGGTAAAGCGGAATGGTCTGAGCAGGACAAAGCGAAGATTTCGGTGATCTCATCCGACCGGATGGCACTTCCGTTCCGAGGGCCGAATGTTGAGAAAACGCTGGAAGCCAAAAAGTCGACCGAATATGTGATCGAAGCGGAGCAGGGGAATCTTGTGACGATCAAGGTTCAGCACAGCTATCGTACGATTGCAATGGTCGAAGACGGACCTGAGGTGGAACTGACGGGCTCGGGACAGATTCAGTTTGACAAACAACAGGGCGCGGTCAAAGAGCTTAAATTGAATTACAAAATGGTGCGACGCAGTGAGTCGTCGACCCATCGGATCCCGATTACGATCACATCGCATCAGCTGACCGCGGAAGAGCTGGCACAACAGCAGGCTGCGCAGGCCGAGTTGCGCAAGAAGCATGAAGCTGAAATGCAAAAGCGGGAAGCGGCAGCGAAATTTGAGGTCCCGAAAAACCTGGATGCAGAGCTGACAGGGATATTGCAGGATCTGTCGACGACGAATCTGCTGCAGCGTAAAGCGGCTCTGAAAAAACTGATTCAGGCGAAACCGACGAAGAAAAATCCGGAAGTGGCGCGGATCCTGATTGGACTCCTGGAGAGTAAAGACATCACCATCGTTAAGGATGCTTCCGAAGCTCTGGTAGTCTGGTCCACCAAAGAGAATATACCCGCCATGATTCAACTGTTGCCCGAAGTTAATATTCTGGGACAGGAAAACGTGATGCAGGCTATTTTGCAGCTTCAGACCGATGAGGGGACAGAGGCGGTTGCTGGACTGTTGTGTGATCGGTCCAGAGCTCATCAGGCGGGGAATCAGCTGATTAAGTACGGCAGTGATGCAGAGGATGCGGTACTGGAACAGCTTGCCCCTGAAGATTTTCTGACAACGGTGAACGTGATGCGCGTCTTGAAAGAGATTGGCACGGAAAAGAGTCTGAAGAAAATCGACGAAGTGACACGCACCACGAAGAATAAAAGTTTCCGTTTTCAGGCTGCCTCGACGGTCAGAGCCATCGAGGCGCGCGTCAAGTAG
- a CDS encoding type I phosphomannose isomerase catalytic subunit, with protein sequence MKRARWGGERLGTILQKPIGLEGDFGESWELSDHPEAPTLIASGEYAGSTLSEVIGQNPQAMYGAGTCYSTFPLLIKFIDATDRLSLQVHPDDSHLADFDARKAGKSEAWVILDAAPDSRIYAGLKAGVDADELGAQLEQGNVEACLHSYPVRPGDCVFIPAGTLHAIGEGILLAEVQQTSDITYRLFDWNRLDQSGEPRPLHVEQAFNSINFQRGPVDLLEPRLRQDADHRVETLLESSCFSIRRHQSASPLRLPSVNRAQILIVLEGTGQLECSAESYELFQGKTLLVPAAASDCQIVVEHEMTFLEVIPG encoded by the coding sequence TTGAAGCGTGCCCGGTGGGGCGGGGAGCGTCTGGGCACAATCTTGCAGAAACCGATCGGTCTGGAAGGGGATTTCGGCGAAAGCTGGGAACTGTCAGATCATCCCGAAGCACCGACCCTGATTGCCAGTGGTGAGTATGCGGGATCGACACTTTCCGAAGTGATCGGTCAAAATCCCCAGGCAATGTACGGTGCGGGAACCTGCTATTCGACGTTTCCGCTGCTGATCAAATTCATCGACGCTACCGATCGACTTTCCCTGCAGGTCCATCCCGATGATTCACACCTGGCCGACTTCGATGCCCGTAAAGCAGGGAAATCGGAAGCCTGGGTGATTCTGGATGCCGCCCCCGACAGCCGGATTTATGCCGGTTTGAAAGCGGGCGTTGATGCCGATGAACTTGGAGCCCAACTGGAACAGGGTAATGTCGAGGCCTGTCTGCACAGTTATCCGGTTCGTCCGGGAGATTGTGTGTTTATTCCTGCGGGGACTCTGCATGCGATTGGCGAAGGGATCCTGCTGGCTGAAGTTCAACAGACCAGCGATATCACTTATCGATTATTTGACTGGAACCGACTGGATCAGTCGGGCGAGCCACGCCCCCTGCATGTTGAGCAGGCATTCAACAGTATCAATTTCCAGCGGGGGCCCGTTGATCTGCTCGAGCCTCGATTACGTCAAGACGCCGACCACAGAGTTGAGACTCTGCTGGAATCTTCCTGTTTCTCTATCCGTCGCCATCAGAGTGCGAGTCCGCTGCGGTTACCATCAGTGAACCGGGCACAGATTCTGATTGTGCTGGAAGGGACAGGGCAGCTTGAGTGCAGTGCCGAAAGCTATGAGCTGTTCCAGGGTAAGACGCTGCTGGTGCCGGCGGCCGCTTCGGATTGCCAAATTGTGGTCGAGCACGAAATGACGTTCCTGGAAGTGATTCCCGGCTGA
- a CDS encoding type II and III secretion system protein family protein, which translates to MSINALWKRRTMLALACGVALTASPLAAQVPPAPPVPGKIKTNGFKAGTAKKNTPVASTKVKEKVHQLVDQIYESEVELSVQQRHSKILKMKMDVFRVAIADPTKIEVVAFGSQEVEVIGKETGTTTMTLWLGEEANPQILSVQVKVEGDNSIDDLRRMEYSEFQKMINEFFPNSKVQLIPFADKLIVRGQARDEQEAVQIITIIRARSGGSGVGGGGANGAGGGSLFADGQAADPFPGGAVLPEATVIDMLKVPGEKQIMLKVRIAQLDRSAARTASTDLIVQAGEFGWSQIFTGVAQNLANGGSGLVTASLNSKHVDLFISALAQNGYAKILAEPNLVTISGRPANFISGGEFAVPTVVGVGGAQAATTTFKGFGTQLTFLPTVLDKDRIRLQVTPTFSQVNPALSVNGILGLDTQSVSTTVDLREGQVLAIAGLIQEQQRGDLNRVPFIGDIPLVGPLFSNKSVQRDETELIVLVSPELVHPLEPEDAPTILPGMEVTEPGDIDFYFMNNIEGKPDVHHRSTVWYMQKKRIHQQQKDYIHQTKSDKYYINGDYGFSE; encoded by the coding sequence ATGTCTATTAACGCCTTATGGAAAAGACGCACAATGCTGGCACTCGCCTGCGGTGTCGCTTTGACGGCTTCGCCCCTTGCTGCACAGGTCCCGCCAGCACCTCCCGTTCCGGGAAAAATCAAAACAAATGGCTTCAAGGCTGGCACTGCAAAGAAGAACACACCAGTCGCAAGCACCAAAGTTAAAGAAAAGGTGCATCAGCTCGTTGATCAGATTTATGAATCTGAAGTTGAGCTGAGTGTCCAGCAGCGACATTCCAAAATTCTGAAAATGAAAATGGACGTCTTCCGCGTCGCGATCGCCGATCCGACCAAGATTGAAGTCGTCGCTTTCGGGTCACAGGAAGTCGAAGTGATCGGTAAAGAAACCGGTACTACGACCATGACCCTCTGGCTGGGAGAAGAAGCCAATCCACAAATCCTGAGCGTTCAGGTGAAAGTAGAAGGCGACAACTCCATCGATGACCTGCGTCGGATGGAATACAGTGAATTCCAGAAGATGATCAATGAATTCTTTCCTAACAGCAAAGTTCAGCTGATTCCTTTTGCTGACAAACTGATTGTGCGTGGCCAGGCTCGTGATGAGCAGGAAGCCGTGCAGATCATCACGATCATCCGTGCCCGGTCCGGTGGATCAGGAGTTGGCGGTGGTGGAGCCAACGGTGCTGGAGGAGGTTCACTCTTCGCTGATGGCCAGGCTGCTGACCCCTTCCCGGGGGGAGCTGTGCTGCCGGAAGCCACTGTCATCGACATGCTGAAAGTTCCTGGTGAAAAACAGATCATGCTCAAAGTGCGAATCGCACAGCTTGACCGATCTGCTGCCCGGACTGCCAGCACCGACCTGATCGTTCAGGCGGGAGAATTCGGCTGGAGCCAGATCTTCACCGGTGTTGCTCAGAACCTGGCCAATGGCGGTTCAGGACTGGTCACCGCATCACTCAATAGTAAACACGTCGACCTGTTCATCTCGGCTCTGGCCCAGAACGGATATGCCAAGATCCTGGCAGAACCAAACCTGGTGACAATCAGTGGCCGTCCTGCAAACTTCATCTCTGGTGGTGAGTTTGCTGTACCAACCGTGGTTGGTGTAGGTGGGGCTCAGGCAGCAACCACTACCTTCAAAGGCTTTGGTACCCAGTTGACCTTCCTGCCGACCGTACTCGATAAAGACCGGATTCGTCTCCAGGTAACTCCGACTTTCAGCCAGGTCAACCCTGCCCTGTCGGTCAACGGAATCCTGGGTCTGGATACTCAGTCTGTCAGCACGACCGTCGATCTGCGTGAAGGTCAGGTACTGGCAATCGCTGGTCTGATTCAGGAACAGCAGCGTGGAGACTTGAACCGCGTGCCCTTCATCGGAGACATTCCGCTGGTCGGACCGCTGTTCTCTAACAAATCAGTACAACGGGATGAAACCGAGCTGATCGTGCTCGTCAGTCCTGAACTGGTCCATCCGCTGGAACCGGAAGATGCTCCGACAATTCTGCCGGGCATGGAAGTCACTGAACCAGGTGACATCGACTTCTACTTCATGAACAACATTGAAGGCAAGCCGGATGTGCACCACAGAAGCACTGTCTGGTACATGCAGAAAAAACGGATTCACCAGCAACAGAAAGATTACATCCATCAGACAAAATCTGATAAGTACTACATCAACGGTGACTACGGTTTCTCTGAATAA